Proteins found in one Exiguobacterium sp. 9-2 genomic segment:
- the opp3b gene encoding oligopeptide ABC transporter permease has product MGRYLAQRLVYGVLTFLLIASFTFFLMDLLPGSPFQNQEKLSPEQLNILRDKYNLNDPLPQRYAAYMVNLFQGDLGVSFKYDSRPVTDLISERIGPSAQLGVQALVLGVLLGLVLGVVAALRHNTVVDYGAMFISVLGISVPSFVFASLLQYYVGVKWGALPVAFWESPAHTILPTISLSLGVTASIARFVRTEMLEVTGQDYVTLAKAKGLDGQSITWKHMVRNALIPAITILGPMTAALITGTFVIEKIFAVPGLGELFVSSITQNDYTVIMGTTLFFSAIFILMILIVDLLYGVVDPRIRLGGSK; this is encoded by the coding sequence ATGGGCCGTTATTTAGCTCAACGCCTGGTTTACGGCGTATTGACGTTTTTACTCATCGCTTCGTTCACTTTCTTCCTGATGGATCTGCTACCAGGTTCACCATTCCAGAACCAGGAGAAACTTTCTCCTGAACAGTTGAATATCCTTCGGGATAAGTACAATTTGAATGATCCACTACCACAACGCTATGCAGCGTACATGGTTAACTTATTCCAAGGAGACCTTGGTGTATCGTTCAAATATGACAGCCGTCCAGTTACAGATTTAATTTCTGAACGAATTGGACCATCGGCTCAACTTGGAGTTCAAGCACTCGTACTTGGTGTACTCTTAGGTCTCGTACTTGGTGTAGTTGCTGCACTTCGTCACAACACAGTTGTCGACTACGGAGCAATGTTCATCTCGGTTCTCGGGATTTCAGTACCATCTTTCGTATTCGCCTCACTCCTTCAGTATTATGTCGGCGTGAAATGGGGCGCTTTGCCAGTAGCGTTCTGGGAAAGTCCGGCGCATACGATTCTACCAACGATTTCGTTGTCTCTTGGGGTCACCGCCTCGATTGCCCGATTCGTAAGGACGGAAATGCTTGAGGTTACAGGTCAGGATTACGTCACGTTAGCTAAAGCAAAAGGCCTAGATGGTCAATCGATCACTTGGAAACACATGGTTCGGAATGCATTGATTCCTGCTATTACGATTCTTGGACCTATGACTGCTGCATTGATCACAGGTACATTTGTCATCGAAAAAATCTTTGCTGTACCTGGGCTTGGTGAGTTGTTCGTATCGTCAATCACACAAAATGACTATACAGTTATCATGGGTACGACGCTGTTCTTCTCGGCAATCTTCATTCTCATGATTTTAATCGTCGACTTGCTATACGGTGTCGTTGATCCACGGATTCGTTTGGGGGGTAGTAAATAA
- a CDS encoding peptide ABC transporter substrate-binding protein, translating to MKKKSFALATSVALVSSAFLAACSTTDSGDKSGDTGSSKKSNDQTLNLIEGSDIPTLNPTTSTDSVSFNVLNNTMEGLYRLDDKQQPTPGIAESHTVSDDKLTYTFKLRDAKWSDGTPITAKDFEYAWKEVLNPENASQYAYVFYNIKGAEEYNTKKGDRDAVGVKAVDDKTLEVKLKAPADYFLGLTGFGPFMPKSEELSKKIGKDFGSTADKSLYNGPFKLTEWTREQGWKMVKNDNYWDKDAVKLKTINVKVVKETATGVNLYEKGDIDRTGLTSEFVAQYKDNKEFKTKGESTIFYLYLNTKVKALDNEKIRRAIDMGYNKKGITDVILANGSLPANYLVPKDFAKDADGKDFRDKYPGFNEFNADEAKKLWEEGLKEIGQKSVDLELLNYDSDDSKKIGEFLKGELEKNLPGMKVTIKQQPFKNKLDLENKGDFQFSLAGWGPDYQDPMTFLDLFVTGGPYNRGKWSDKEYDKLIKDAQTQTDAAKRWSELQEAEKILLDSAAISPVYQRGRAFLVKPYVKGVVEHNFGADFSYKWASIEGK from the coding sequence ATGAAGAAGAAAAGCTTTGCTTTAGCTACATCGGTAGCACTCGTATCAAGTGCGTTCCTCGCAGCTTGTTCGACAACGGATTCAGGCGACAAATCGGGCGACACAGGTTCAAGCAAGAAATCAAATGATCAAACACTTAACTTGATCGAAGGTTCGGATATCCCGACACTCAACCCGACGACTTCTACAGACTCAGTTTCATTCAACGTGTTGAACAACACGATGGAAGGTCTTTATCGTCTAGATGACAAGCAGCAACCGACTCCAGGTATCGCTGAAAGTCACACGGTTTCAGATGACAAATTAACATACACGTTCAAATTACGTGATGCGAAATGGTCTGACGGTACACCAATCACGGCAAAAGACTTTGAATATGCATGGAAAGAAGTTCTCAACCCAGAGAACGCTTCACAGTATGCATATGTCTTCTACAACATTAAAGGTGCAGAAGAATATAACACGAAAAAAGGCGATCGTGATGCTGTCGGCGTTAAAGCGGTCGATGACAAAACGCTTGAAGTTAAATTAAAAGCACCTGCAGATTATTTCCTCGGACTCACTGGATTCGGACCATTCATGCCGAAATCAGAAGAACTATCGAAGAAAATCGGAAAAGACTTTGGTTCGACTGCAGACAAGTCGCTTTACAATGGACCATTCAAGTTAACGGAATGGACACGTGAGCAAGGCTGGAAAATGGTCAAAAACGATAACTACTGGGATAAAGATGCCGTTAAACTTAAAACGATCAACGTTAAGGTCGTCAAAGAGACAGCAACTGGTGTCAACTTGTACGAAAAAGGTGATATCGATCGTACAGGTCTAACTTCTGAGTTCGTTGCCCAGTACAAAGACAATAAAGAGTTTAAAACAAAAGGTGAATCAACAATCTTCTATCTTTACCTCAACACAAAGGTAAAAGCACTTGATAACGAAAAAATCCGTCGCGCGATCGACATGGGTTACAACAAAAAAGGAATCACGGATGTCATCCTCGCAAACGGATCACTTCCAGCGAACTATCTCGTACCTAAAGATTTCGCAAAAGATGCTGACGGAAAAGATTTCCGCGACAAGTATCCTGGATTCAACGAATTCAATGCCGACGAAGCGAAAAAACTTTGGGAAGAGGGTCTCAAAGAAATCGGTCAAAAATCGGTTGATCTTGAACTCTTGAACTATGATAGCGATGATTCGAAAAAAATCGGTGAGTTCTTGAAAGGGGAACTTGAGAAAAACCTTCCAGGTATGAAGGTTACGATCAAGCAACAACCATTCAAAAACAAACTTGATCTTGAAAACAAAGGTGACTTCCAGTTCTCACTCGCAGGATGGGGTCCTGACTACCAAGATCCAATGACGTTCCTCGATCTCTTCGTTACAGGCGGACCATACAACCGTGGAAAATGGTCGGACAAAGAGTACGATAAACTCATCAAAGATGCACAAACACAAACAGATGCAGCAAAACGTTGGTCTGAATTGCAAGAAGCTGAAAAAATCCTTCTTGATTCAGCAGCGATCTCACCTGTTTATCAGCGTGGACGCGCATTCCTCGTTAAACCATACGTTAAAGGAGTCGTCGAGCATAACTTCGGCGCAGACTTCTCATACAAATGGGCTTCAATCGAAGGAAAATAA
- a CDS encoding peptide ABC transporter substrate-binding protein, whose product MANITKKTSIMALLLFLLIALSGMLIYRLSSSQETKTSNETKTAKVELIESSLPKTSDIALATDSRSQTLLAQLYEGLYVFTSGTSVRRGLAQDMSVSKDRLTYTIQLKETKDANGQPITAQQFVDSFRRIAANQTNSPYGFLFEVFKNGRAVNDGKMKPERLGVKAKGRNQLIITLNQPVSNLKELLAMSVFYPQPESKKWEELVGNGAFTLEKMSKSGYTLKKNDQYHQQNVVTVAKIESRIIPDHQTQWSSYEKSKAAILPLQESVETQGDQVSRPTYQKKRSGVFYIAFNQKNDTFRDTTLRKRIAHALMEKESVQLPLGYAGIPTNRFVVTDTNVLMSESVQEKSEKSQEHSKQQIEMLNFDDPQAKRIGEQLETYLEKQIPEIDIILKPVAIEEKIDKEQLSRYAMTLTGWMPDYPGPLAYLNQFVSDNPLNSVNYQSKVYDQTVEKARKEKEIKRKQALYHRAEERLIHQDAVVVPLYQTTEKLYVSDTIQGIEVPIYGPEYLLRSMKILK is encoded by the coding sequence ATGGCTAACATCACAAAAAAGACATCGATCATGGCACTGCTCCTATTTTTACTGATTGCACTTAGTGGAATGCTCATATATCGTCTGTCGTCGTCTCAAGAAACTAAAACAAGTAACGAAACAAAAACAGCAAAAGTCGAACTGATTGAATCATCGCTTCCGAAAACGTCAGATATTGCGCTGGCGACAGATAGTCGTTCACAGACACTTTTAGCGCAATTGTATGAAGGCTTATATGTCTTTACTTCCGGAACATCGGTCCGTCGAGGTTTAGCGCAGGATATGTCAGTCTCGAAAGATCGATTGACGTATACGATTCAACTCAAAGAAACGAAGGATGCCAATGGTCAGCCGATTACGGCGCAGCAGTTCGTCGATAGTTTTCGGCGTATCGCTGCTAATCAAACCAATTCACCGTATGGTTTCTTGTTTGAAGTATTTAAAAATGGACGCGCCGTCAATGATGGAAAAATGAAACCAGAGCGTTTAGGAGTCAAAGCCAAAGGACGCAATCAACTCATCATCACGTTGAATCAGCCGGTTTCGAATCTAAAGGAATTACTTGCGATGTCCGTCTTCTATCCACAACCGGAATCAAAGAAGTGGGAAGAACTTGTTGGAAATGGTGCATTTACACTAGAAAAAATGTCGAAAAGCGGATATACGCTTAAGAAAAATGATCAGTATCATCAGCAAAACGTTGTCACAGTAGCGAAAATAGAAAGCCGTATCATTCCCGATCATCAGACGCAATGGAGTTCGTATGAGAAAAGCAAGGCGGCTATCCTTCCATTACAAGAAAGTGTCGAAACACAAGGTGATCAGGTTTCACGACCGACCTATCAAAAAAAGCGGAGTGGTGTCTTTTATATCGCCTTTAATCAAAAAAATGACACGTTCCGCGATACGACACTCAGAAAGCGGATTGCTCACGCCTTGATGGAAAAAGAATCGGTTCAACTTCCTTTAGGGTATGCAGGTATTCCGACGAATCGATTCGTCGTCACGGATACGAACGTATTGATGTCAGAATCCGTTCAAGAGAAATCTGAAAAATCACAAGAACATAGTAAACAACAAATTGAGATGCTTAATTTTGATGATCCACAAGCAAAACGGATTGGGGAACAACTCGAAACCTATCTTGAGAAACAAATACCTGAGATTGATATCATTCTTAAGCCAGTCGCGATTGAAGAGAAAATCGACAAAGAACAATTATCACGATATGCGATGACTTTGACTGGATGGATGCCAGATTATCCAGGACCGCTAGCCTATTTAAATCAGTTCGTCTCAGACAATCCTTTAAATTCGGTGAATTATCAATCCAAGGTATACGACCAGACAGTTGAAAAAGCAAGAAAAGAAAAAGAGATAAAACGAAAACAAGCACTCTATCATCGAGCCGAAGAACGGTTAATCCATCAGGATGCTGTCGTCGTGCCTTTGTATCAGACGACTGAGAAATTATATGTTTCTGATACGATTCAAGGAATTGAAGTACCAATTTATGGACCGGAATACCTACTTCGATCGATGAAAATTTTAAAATAA
- the trpS gene encoding tryptophan--tRNA ligase → MKTIFSGIKPTGTVTLGNYLGAMKHFVNLQDGHDAYYCVVDLHSITVDIDRVELMNNTRALAALYIASGLNPEKSTIFVQSEVKAHAQLGWMLTCLSGMGELERMTQYKDKSQGKDRIGAGLFVYPTLMAADILLYDAELVPVGDDQKQHIELTRDLAQRFNSRYYETFTLPEPIIAESGARIMSLTTPDKKMSKSDQNPKGFISMLDAPDVIRKKVKSAVTDSEGIVKFDREHKPGVSNLLEIYSLLAGISIPDLEAKYEGSNYGTFKADVAEAIISELEPIQQRYYELIDSEELDQILDAGRDRAEAVAAKKLAKIEKAMGLQRKRAKVKK, encoded by the coding sequence ATGAAAACGATTTTCTCAGGTATCAAACCAACCGGAACGGTCACACTCGGAAATTACTTAGGTGCCATGAAACACTTCGTGAACTTACAGGACGGTCATGATGCATATTACTGCGTCGTCGATCTGCACTCCATCACGGTCGATATCGATCGTGTCGAACTGATGAACAATACACGCGCCCTTGCTGCTCTGTATATCGCAAGTGGTCTGAATCCTGAAAAGTCAACGATCTTCGTTCAATCAGAAGTCAAAGCACATGCACAACTCGGCTGGATGTTGACATGTCTTTCCGGTATGGGTGAACTGGAGCGTATGACACAATATAAGGATAAATCACAAGGAAAAGACCGGATTGGTGCAGGGTTGTTCGTCTACCCGACACTCATGGCTGCCGATATCCTACTCTACGATGCGGAACTCGTTCCGGTCGGTGATGACCAAAAACAACATATTGAGTTAACGCGTGATTTAGCGCAACGTTTTAATAGCCGCTATTATGAGACGTTCACATTACCAGAACCGATCATTGCGGAATCAGGTGCCCGGATCATGAGTTTGACGACGCCGGATAAAAAAATGTCAAAATCCGACCAAAATCCGAAAGGCTTCATCTCGATGCTTGATGCACCGGATGTCATTCGTAAAAAAGTAAAGTCAGCTGTCACGGACTCGGAAGGTATCGTAAAATTCGATCGAGAACACAAACCAGGTGTGTCGAATTTACTTGAGATCTATTCCCTACTCGCTGGTATCTCGATTCCAGATCTTGAAGCAAAATACGAAGGCTCGAATTATGGAACATTCAAAGCAGACGTTGCAGAAGCAATCATTTCGGAACTCGAACCGATTCAACAGCGCTACTATGAATTGATTGACTCAGAAGAGCTTGATCAAATTCTCGACGCTGGACGTGACCGTGCAGAAGCAGTCGCCGCAAAAAAACTTGCGAAGATTGAAAAGGCAATGGGCTTACAACGGAAACGTGCGAAAGTAAAAAAATAA
- the greA gene encoding transcription elongation factor GreA, translating into MAEKQYYMTLEGKANIENELNELKSVRRKEVVENIKIARSFGDLSENAEYDSAKEEQAMVEGRIAQLEEMLRNVAIISEEEKDISVVGIGTTVTFLSVEDNEEDTYTIVGSAEADPFTGKISNESPIAKSLMGHQVGDQVSVPAPGGEYAVKITSIK; encoded by the coding sequence ATGGCAGAAAAGCAATACTACATGACGCTTGAAGGTAAAGCGAACATTGAAAATGAATTGAATGAATTGAAGTCAGTCCGCCGGAAAGAAGTCGTCGAGAACATCAAGATTGCCCGTTCGTTCGGTGACCTTTCAGAGAACGCAGAGTATGATTCAGCAAAAGAAGAGCAAGCAATGGTCGAAGGCCGGATTGCTCAACTGGAAGAGATGCTTCGCAACGTTGCCATCATCTCGGAAGAAGAGAAGGATATCTCAGTCGTCGGTATCGGAACGACAGTCACTTTCTTGAGTGTCGAAGACAACGAAGAAGATACGTATACGATCGTTGGTAGTGCCGAAGCAGATCCGTTCACGGGTAAAATTTCGAACGAATCACCAATCGCAAAAAGTTTAATGGGGCACCAAGTCGGAGATCAAGTCTCTGTACCAGCACCAGGCGGCGAATACGCAGTAAAAATTACATCGATCAAATAA
- a CDS encoding beta-ketoacyl-ACP synthase III, producing the protein MKIGIVGLGTSLPSRRVTNDELATTLDTSDEWIRTRTGIGARRIAADDVDVTDLATEAAQKALDDAGLTVEDIGLIVVGTATGRAFPSTACIVQERLGARGATAFDISAACSGFIFALQTAASMLSTVEGKHALVIGAEKMSSIVDWSDRSTAILFGDGAGAVVIGQTEQDGLNAFELGTDGRGAHLLFKDIDGPIEMNGREVFKFAVRKLPEIVEKVIQKADSTLEDVDILIPHQANLRIIDAACERLHIPQEKVIVTIDEHANTSAASIPLALEEARKQGRLTLGTKLVLAGFGAGLTWGAAYITWTKGENT; encoded by the coding sequence ATGAAGATCGGGATTGTAGGATTAGGAACGTCTTTGCCATCACGTCGCGTAACGAATGATGAGCTAGCAACGACGCTCGACACAAGTGATGAATGGATTCGGACACGAACAGGAATCGGGGCACGACGAATTGCAGCCGATGATGTGGATGTAACAGACTTAGCGACGGAAGCGGCTCAGAAGGCACTCGATGATGCTGGATTGACAGTAGAGGACATCGGTTTGATCGTTGTCGGAACGGCAACAGGACGTGCGTTCCCTTCTACAGCCTGTATCGTCCAAGAGCGCCTCGGAGCACGAGGGGCGACCGCTTTTGATATCAGTGCGGCCTGTAGTGGATTCATTTTCGCATTACAAACAGCTGCAAGCATGTTATCAACAGTCGAAGGAAAACATGCACTTGTCATCGGTGCCGAAAAAATGTCGAGTATCGTTGACTGGTCAGACCGGTCGACAGCGATTTTATTCGGGGATGGTGCAGGAGCGGTCGTCATCGGCCAAACTGAGCAAGATGGATTAAATGCTTTTGAACTCGGAACAGACGGACGTGGAGCCCATCTGTTGTTTAAAGATATCGATGGACCAATCGAGATGAACGGTCGCGAAGTCTTTAAGTTCGCTGTTCGTAAATTACCGGAAATCGTTGAGAAGGTCATTCAAAAAGCAGACAGCACGCTTGAAGATGTCGATATCTTGATTCCGCATCAGGCGAACCTACGCATCATCGATGCAGCGTGTGAACGACTGCATATTCCGCAAGAAAAGGTCATCGTTACGATCGATGAGCATGCGAATACATCTGCTGCTTCGATTCCACTCGCACTCGAAGAAGCACGTAAGCAAGGTCGTCTGACACTAGGTACGAAACTTGTACTTGCTGGCTTCGGTGCCGGATTGACTTGGGGAGCAGCATATATTACTTGGACTAAAGGAGAGAACACATAA
- a CDS encoding peptide ABC transporter substrate-binding protein, with protein MKKKTVGLALSVMLAGSAVLAGCSTGGGDKDSGSTDGKKNLRLTDTSDITTVDPAKATDSVAFNMIGNTMEGLYRLDKDGKAIPALAEKTDISSDNLTYTFTLRDSKWSDGSPVKAQDFEFAWKRAADPKTGSSYSYIFDTLKNGSDVTQGKKPVDELGVKAIDDKTLEVKLERPAPYFLSLTSFGTYTPISEDFYKKNEKDFSLKPEKLLYNGPFVWESWKTDSKRVLKKNDNYWDKDAVKLDEVTISVVKDTSTVVNLYDSNDVDYAVLTSEQVEAYKSKPEFKTALRSSIAYLKFNNEDATMKDVNARKAIARAIDPKGITDTLLANGSIPTTSFIPKEFVKDASGKDYTSDINWFDRDGKEAADLWKKANGDKKTTIELLSFDSEDAKKIGEYMKGQIEKNLPNVTVSIKQQPFKNKLDLETKGDYQVSYSLWGPDYQDPMSNLSIFESTNSQNDVKYKSAAYDKLLNAANDESDLTKRLDLFKQAEAQLIEKDQAIAPIYQAGSAYLSRPSVKDFNRQLFGADFQYKYVDVK; from the coding sequence ATGAAGAAAAAAACAGTCGGTCTCGCTTTATCAGTCATGCTTGCAGGAAGCGCAGTGCTTGCTGGATGTTCGACAGGTGGTGGAGACAAAGATTCAGGTTCGACAGACGGCAAGAAAAATCTACGTTTAACGGACACTTCGGATATCACGACAGTGGATCCAGCAAAAGCTACAGATTCCGTCGCTTTCAACATGATCGGAAACACGATGGAAGGTCTTTATCGTTTAGACAAAGACGGAAAAGCCATTCCAGCACTTGCAGAAAAAACAGATATCTCAAGCGACAATTTGACGTATACGTTCACACTTCGTGATTCGAAATGGTCAGACGGTTCACCCGTCAAAGCACAAGATTTTGAATTTGCGTGGAAACGTGCTGCTGATCCAAAAACAGGTTCTAGTTACTCATACATCTTTGACACGTTAAAAAACGGCTCTGATGTCACGCAAGGTAAAAAACCTGTTGATGAACTCGGCGTTAAAGCGATCGATGATAAAACGTTAGAAGTAAAACTCGAGCGTCCAGCTCCGTATTTCCTCTCACTGACATCGTTCGGTACGTATACACCAATCAGTGAAGACTTCTACAAGAAAAACGAGAAAGACTTCTCGCTTAAACCAGAAAAATTGCTTTATAACGGGCCTTTCGTTTGGGAATCTTGGAAAACGGATTCAAAACGTGTTCTGAAGAAAAACGATAACTACTGGGATAAAGATGCTGTCAAACTCGACGAAGTCACGATCAGTGTCGTTAAAGATACGTCAACAGTAGTAAACCTCTACGATTCAAACGATGTCGATTACGCAGTTTTAACTTCAGAGCAAGTTGAAGCTTACAAATCGAAACCTGAATTCAAGACAGCGCTTCGTTCTTCGATCGCTTACTTGAAATTCAATAACGAAGATGCAACGATGAAAGATGTCAATGCCCGTAAAGCAATCGCTCGTGCGATCGATCCAAAAGGTATCACGGATACACTTCTAGCAAACGGTTCGATTCCAACAACAAGCTTCATTCCTAAAGAATTTGTTAAAGATGCATCGGGCAAAGACTACACGAGCGACATTAACTGGTTCGACCGTGATGGAAAAGAAGCGGCAGATCTTTGGAAAAAAGCAAACGGCGATAAGAAAACGACGATTGAATTGCTTTCGTTCGATAGTGAAGATGCGAAGAAAATCGGTGAGTACATGAAAGGTCAAATCGAGAAGAATCTGCCGAACGTCACGGTTTCGATCAAGCAACAGCCGTTCAAGAACAAACTCGATCTTGAAACAAAAGGAGACTACCAAGTTTCTTACTCACTTTGGGGTCCGGATTACCAAGATCCAATGTCTAACCTTTCCATCTTTGAATCAACGAACAGCCAAAATGACGTGAAGTACAAATCAGCTGCGTATGATAAATTATTAAACGCGGCAAACGACGAGTCAGATTTGACGAAGCGTTTGGATTTGTTCAAACAAGCTGAGGCACAATTGATTGAAAAAGATCAAGCCATCGCACCAATCTATCAAGCTGGTTCTGCATACTTGAGCCGTCCGTCGGTTAAAGATTTCAACCGTCAATTGTTCGGAGCAGATTTCCAATACAAATATGTTGATGTGAAGTAA
- the mtnN gene encoding 5'-methylthioadenosine/S-adenosylhomocysteine nucleosidase has product MPIAIIGAMEEEVNLLRNELSERKDTVIANYHFYEGLLNSVPVVILKSGIGKVNAAIGTTLLLDHYKPTAVINTGSAGGFKEGLTVGDVVVSTEVRHHDVDVTAFGYEYGQVPGMPAAYQANPKLVATAEAVIERMDAIRVVHGLIATGDSFIHDSERSAQIKAHFPEVAAVEMEAAPIAQVCHQFGVPFVVTRSISDSANEEASLSFDEFLEIASINSAKMVMEVVRTLAE; this is encoded by the coding sequence ATGCCAATCGCAATCATCGGCGCAATGGAAGAGGAAGTCAACTTATTGCGCAACGAGTTGTCAGAACGTAAAGATACAGTCATTGCAAACTATCATTTTTATGAAGGACTCTTGAATAGCGTTCCTGTCGTCATTTTGAAGTCAGGAATCGGGAAAGTGAACGCTGCGATCGGTACGACATTATTGCTTGACCACTACAAACCAACTGCTGTCATCAATACCGGCTCAGCAGGCGGATTTAAAGAAGGCTTAACGGTTGGGGATGTCGTCGTCTCAACAGAAGTACGTCACCATGACGTAGACGTGACAGCGTTTGGTTACGAATATGGTCAGGTACCTGGAATGCCAGCTGCCTACCAAGCAAATCCAAAGCTCGTAGCAACAGCAGAAGCTGTCATCGAGCGGATGGATGCAATTCGTGTGGTTCATGGATTGATCGCGACAGGTGACTCATTCATCCATGATTCAGAGCGTTCTGCTCAAATTAAGGCGCACTTCCCAGAAGTCGCAGCCGTCGAGATGGAAGCTGCGCCAATCGCACAAGTCTGTCATCAGTTTGGTGTTCCGTTCGTCGTGACACGTTCGATTTCAGATAGCGCTAATGAAGAAGCGTCACTCTCGTTTGATGAATTCCTCGAGATTGCGTCAATCAATTCCGCTAAAATGGTCATGGAAGTCGTTCGGACGTTAGCAGAATGA
- the fabF gene encoding beta-ketoacyl-ACP synthase II, with protein sequence MMRKRVVVTGIGALTPIGNDANTFWDALKEGTNGIRPMERLDIDEYPTKVTGELQNFDVTEFIEAKEARKMDRFVHYSLVASLEAVKDAGIDIKEIAERAGVWIGSGIGGVETIEKQAKIYFERGHRRVSPFFIPMMIPNMASGQVSIYTGAKGPNNCSVTACASGTNAIGEALRVIERGDADVMIAGGAEAPITNLAFAGFCANKAMSTNHDPETASRPFDEGRDGFVMGEGAGILILEEYEHAVARGAKIYAEVSGYGLTADAYHITAPDPDGDGGARAMAMAIQDAGITPEAVGYINAHGTSTPMNDILETKAIHSVFGEQAKQLVVNSTKSMIGHLLGGAGGVEAIATIKSLQEQTVHPTIHLKQPSEGCDLDYVTEGSRHVEMTYALSNSLGFGGHNASLVFKRYEA encoded by the coding sequence ATGATGAGAAAACGCGTTGTAGTCACAGGAATCGGGGCATTGACACCAATCGGGAATGATGCGAATACATTCTGGGATGCATTAAAAGAAGGAACGAACGGAATTCGTCCGATGGAGCGTCTTGATATCGATGAGTATCCAACGAAGGTTACAGGCGAATTACAGAACTTCGATGTCACAGAATTCATTGAGGCGAAAGAAGCACGGAAAATGGATCGCTTCGTTCATTATTCACTTGTCGCAAGCCTGGAAGCTGTAAAAGATGCTGGAATCGACATTAAAGAAATTGCAGAACGTGCTGGGGTCTGGATCGGATCTGGAATCGGTGGCGTTGAGACGATCGAGAAACAAGCGAAAATCTACTTTGAACGTGGACACCGTCGTGTCAGCCCATTCTTCATTCCAATGATGATCCCGAATATGGCAAGCGGTCAGGTATCGATTTATACTGGAGCTAAGGGACCAAATAACTGTTCCGTCACTGCATGTGCTTCAGGAACGAATGCCATCGGAGAAGCACTGCGTGTCATCGAACGTGGTGACGCGGATGTCATGATTGCTGGTGGTGCGGAAGCTCCGATCACGAACTTAGCATTTGCTGGTTTTTGTGCCAACAAAGCGATGTCAACGAACCACGATCCTGAGACGGCAAGCCGTCCATTTGACGAAGGACGTGACGGATTCGTCATGGGAGAAGGAGCAGGAATCTTAATTCTTGAAGAATATGAGCATGCAGTAGCACGTGGTGCAAAAATCTATGCGGAAGTCAGTGGATATGGATTAACAGCTGATGCGTACCACATCACAGCTCCGGATCCAGACGGAGACGGTGGAGCACGCGCGATGGCGATGGCGATTCAAGATGCGGGCATCACTCCGGAGGCAGTCGGATACATCAATGCTCATGGAACGAGTACACCAATGAACGACATCCTTGAAACAAAAGCGATCCACAGTGTCTTCGGTGAACAAGCGAAACAACTCGTCGTCAACTCGACGAAATCGATGATCGGTCACTTACTTGGTGGAGCAGGTGGCGTCGAGGCGATTGCGACGATTAAATCATTACAAGAACAAACAGTTCACCCGACGATTCATCTCAAACAGCCGAGCGAAGGCTGTGATCTCGACTATGTGACAGAAGGTTCACGTCACGTCGAAATGACTTATGCGCTCAGCAACTCGCTTGGGTTCGGTGGACACAACGCATCACTCGTCTTCAAACGGTATGAAGCTTAA
- a CDS encoding DUF3899 domain-containing protein: protein MRSTYFRPVIIAVVLVLLYTIWATMTDSTHSILYHLSGGLFIAGFLLVAVGFFSNMSANGFFRGMTAGFKKQREAKLREIDGDYYEDEDEEEEVLRKKQRRASARTKPYVSSGIIFIVVSLIISYF, encoded by the coding sequence ATGCGATCGACGTATTTCCGACCGGTCATCATTGCGGTCGTTCTTGTTCTGCTTTATACGATTTGGGCGACTATGACGGATTCAACACACAGCATCTTGTATCATCTGTCTGGTGGTTTATTCATAGCAGGATTCTTGTTAGTTGCAGTAGGATTCTTCTCGAATATGTCTGCTAACGGTTTCTTCCGTGGCATGACAGCTGGATTCAAAAAGCAGCGGGAAGCGAAGTTGCGAGAGATTGATGGCGATTATTACGAAGATGAAGACGAGGAGGAAGAAGTGCTTCGCAAAAAGCAACGCCGTGCTTCAGCACGGACGAAACCCTATGTCTCAAGCGGTATCATCTTCATTGTCGTCTCACTGATCATCTCATATTTTTAA